A single genomic interval of Spirosoma linguale DSM 74 harbors:
- a CDS encoding NmrA family protein (PFAM: NmrA family protein; 3-beta hydroxysteroid dehydrogenase/isomerase~KEGG: hypothetical protein), with translation MILVTGATGQLGTAVIRQLLQKVPASQIVALVRDEQKASNLINQGVTIRMGTYDDTEALGQAMQGIETLLLIAGTDEQNRVRQHQNVVDAARKASVQRIAYTSRALKEPATLVNQLMMGHFQTEDYIKASGLAYTLFQNILYMDAIPQFVGGDAVFERGIYLPAAQGRVAFALRNEMGEAIANALAGKSEGNITYRLTGGESYSFHDVAAALTTLSGKPVAYTTAEPLTFETQLTERGLPTVVAQRITRFITDIAHGQEDSVSPDLEKLLGRKPMALNEGLALLYPL, from the coding sequence ATGATCTTAGTAACCGGAGCCACCGGCCAACTGGGCACCGCCGTTATTCGGCAGCTCCTACAAAAAGTACCGGCCAGCCAGATTGTTGCCCTGGTACGGGACGAACAAAAAGCCTCTAACCTGATCAACCAGGGGGTAACCATACGCATGGGCACCTACGACGATACCGAGGCCCTCGGCCAAGCAATGCAGGGTATTGAAACCCTCCTGCTGATTGCCGGTACAGACGAGCAAAACCGGGTTCGCCAGCACCAGAACGTCGTAGATGCGGCACGGAAAGCATCCGTTCAACGGATTGCCTACACGAGCCGGGCGCTCAAGGAGCCTGCTACACTGGTCAATCAGCTGATGATGGGCCACTTTCAGACTGAAGACTACATCAAAGCAAGCGGACTTGCCTACACGCTGTTTCAGAACATTCTATATATGGATGCCATCCCACAATTTGTGGGCGGTGACGCCGTTTTCGAGCGGGGTATCTATCTACCAGCCGCGCAGGGCAGGGTTGCCTTCGCCCTACGAAACGAGATGGGCGAAGCCATCGCGAATGCCCTAGCGGGTAAGTCCGAAGGCAACATCACCTACCGGTTAACGGGTGGTGAGTCTTACTCTTTCCATGACGTAGCCGCTGCTCTAACTACGCTATCTGGCAAGCCAGTCGCTTATACCACGGCAGAGCCACTCACGTTCGAAACACAACTCACCGAACGCGGTTTACCCACTGTTGTAGCCCAACGAATCACCAGATTTATTACCGACATCGCTCATGGGCAGGAAGATAGCGTAAGCCCTGACCTGGAAAAACTACTTGGTCGCAAGCCAATGGCACTTAACGAAGGATTAGCGTTGTTGTATCCGCTGTAA
- a CDS encoding transcriptional regulator, AraC family (PFAM: helix-turn-helix- domain containing protein AraC type~SMART: Helix-turn-helix, AraC domain~KEGG: scl:sce6224 AraC family transcriptional regulator) translates to MSTEPLLRIDTIATYHQFAGLPKPDHPLISVVRFDDIKPRGIDKPKSIVNNFYSIALKWNFGGRMKYGQQAYDFDEGVMVFMAPGQVLSLTAEEPHNHTGWLLMIHADFLWNTPLARTMRQYDYFDYSIREALFLSQKEEAMIVGIIQQIQHEYLAPIDNFSQPVIIAHLNVLLTYADRFYQRQFITRKMANHQILDRFEAVLQAYFDSDELLKSGLPTVGDLAGQLNLSPTYLSSLLKTVTGQNTQQHIHEKLIAKAKEKLSTTNLSIGEIAFILGFEHSQSFSKLFKSKTNSTPLEFRHSFK, encoded by the coding sequence ATGTCAACCGAACCGCTTCTCCGAATTGATACGATAGCCACCTACCACCAATTCGCCGGGCTTCCCAAACCGGACCATCCGCTCATTAGTGTAGTCCGGTTTGACGATATCAAACCACGCGGGATTGATAAGCCTAAAAGCATCGTCAACAATTTTTATTCGATAGCGCTGAAATGGAATTTTGGCGGCCGGATGAAATACGGTCAGCAGGCGTACGATTTCGATGAAGGCGTGATGGTCTTTATGGCACCTGGTCAGGTGCTTAGTCTCACCGCCGAGGAGCCGCATAACCATACGGGGTGGCTGTTGATGATTCACGCTGATTTTTTGTGGAATACCCCTCTGGCCAGAACCATGCGTCAGTACGACTATTTTGATTATTCTATTCGGGAAGCCCTGTTTCTGTCCCAGAAGGAAGAAGCCATGATCGTGGGCATCATTCAACAGATTCAGCACGAATACCTGGCACCGATTGACAACTTTAGTCAACCCGTTATCATCGCACACCTCAACGTGTTACTTACGTATGCCGACCGGTTCTATCAGCGTCAGTTCATCACGCGGAAGATGGCCAATCACCAGATTCTCGACCGGTTTGAGGCAGTGCTCCAGGCTTATTTTGACAGCGATGAACTTCTCAAAAGCGGCTTACCAACGGTCGGGGATCTGGCTGGGCAGCTTAATCTGTCGCCTACTTACCTCAGTAGTCTGCTCAAGACGGTAACGGGCCAAAATACCCAGCAGCACATTCATGAGAAACTCATTGCCAAGGCCAAAGAGAAGCTGTCTACGACAAATTTATCCATCGGTGAAATTGCCTTTATACTGGGTTTTGAGCACTCTCAGTCGTTCAGTAAGTTATTCAAAAGCAAGACCAATTCCACTCCGCTGGAATTTCGGCATTCGTTTAAGTAG
- a CDS encoding Glycoside hydrolase 97 (PFAM: Glycoside hydrolase 97~KEGG: sde:Sde_2499 putative alpha-glucosidase) gives MRNRLAYKNLPFLIGAIFLFNSFKAASQSMSLSSKAGANKITLSLTKNGELHYQVTRRGKPIITDSPLGLSCDEQNFTSGLSVVRVSPIDVRREKYDLKVGNVKTINHVLETKSVTFKNKSGALMIIDLVTGDEGVAFRYRFPDQDRKIRVINNEITGFHIEKNARGWLQPYNKAGKVTPGYEDFYFNIHPGDSIRNPRNPSVGWCMPALFQVNDSKNWVLLAESGTDGSYPGCHLQPDSRGGLYKIAFAEKDEKYNLPLSENNHPTSSLPWAMPWRVIIIGDQAGDILLSTLITDLAPASKIDDTSWIEPGKATWSWWSHPEDHTPDMYNQFTDLAASFGFGYTLFDAGWEKANSEGGIIAKATSRGVKPMVWGYSAAYFDPEKRRKRFKELADMGVKGVKIDFWCSDRQEVMACFPSLFEDAAKEHLLINLHGTTVPRGWHRTWPNFMTAEAVLGTEHYFYESRYPDKAAEQNTVLPFTRNVAGPTDYTPFALTIRKYPRLNTAVHELATAMIYTSGIIHFADSKEIFESLPVSVRDLLKDMPATWDKTESIVAQPGEQIILSRQKDRLSYIVGINGTDNVVPVKLNLARYAKGFSKFRIIKEGQDPLMTFKTETYPITSTWQYTFAPKGGFIIQFINE, from the coding sequence ATGAGAAATCGATTAGCTTACAAAAACCTTCCCTTTTTAATAGGCGCAATTTTCCTTTTTAACAGTTTTAAGGCAGCAAGCCAATCGATGAGCCTGAGTTCAAAGGCTGGAGCAAATAAAATTACTTTGTCTTTGACCAAAAATGGAGAATTGCATTATCAGGTAACCCGCCGAGGTAAACCCATAATTACCGACTCTCCGCTCGGCCTAAGCTGCGACGAGCAGAATTTTACGTCTGGACTCTCAGTCGTTCGCGTTTCACCCATTGACGTAAGAAGAGAGAAATACGACCTGAAGGTGGGGAACGTCAAAACGATAAATCATGTCCTTGAAACCAAGAGTGTAACATTTAAAAATAAGTCGGGCGCGCTCATGATCATTGATCTGGTCACCGGCGATGAGGGCGTTGCTTTCCGCTACCGTTTCCCGGATCAGGACAGAAAAATACGGGTGATTAACAATGAGATTACAGGATTTCATATTGAAAAAAATGCCAGGGGTTGGTTGCAGCCTTATAATAAAGCGGGAAAGGTCACCCCGGGCTACGAAGATTTTTACTTTAATATACACCCAGGCGACTCAATCCGTAATCCCCGTAACCCGTCTGTGGGGTGGTGTATGCCAGCCCTGTTTCAGGTAAATGATAGCAAAAACTGGGTTCTACTCGCGGAGTCCGGAACGGATGGTTCGTATCCGGGTTGTCATTTACAACCCGACTCCAGGGGTGGGCTGTACAAAATTGCCTTTGCTGAAAAAGACGAAAAATACAACCTTCCCCTGAGCGAAAACAATCATCCAACATCCAGTCTTCCCTGGGCTATGCCCTGGCGGGTGATCATCATTGGCGACCAGGCCGGGGACATACTGCTGTCTACCCTCATTACGGATTTGGCTCCTGCCTCTAAAATCGACGATACATCCTGGATCGAACCGGGAAAAGCCACCTGGTCATGGTGGTCCCATCCCGAAGATCATACCCCTGACATGTATAACCAATTCACGGATCTTGCTGCTTCGTTCGGGTTTGGCTACACGCTGTTTGATGCAGGCTGGGAGAAAGCCAACTCAGAAGGGGGCATCATTGCCAAGGCTACTTCCAGAGGAGTTAAACCCATGGTGTGGGGCTATTCGGCAGCGTATTTCGATCCGGAAAAACGAAGAAAGCGGTTTAAAGAATTGGCAGATATGGGCGTGAAAGGGGTCAAAATAGATTTTTGGTGCTCAGACCGGCAGGAGGTGATGGCCTGCTTCCCCTCACTTTTTGAGGATGCTGCGAAAGAGCATTTACTGATCAACCTTCATGGTACTACCGTTCCAAGAGGCTGGCATCGGACATGGCCAAATTTCATGACAGCCGAAGCAGTTCTGGGTACGGAACACTATTTTTACGAATCCCGATATCCGGATAAAGCCGCCGAGCAGAATACCGTACTGCCATTCACCAGAAATGTAGCTGGCCCTACAGACTACACACCGTTTGCACTAACCATTCGAAAATACCCCCGGTTGAACACGGCGGTTCATGAGCTTGCAACGGCGATGATCTATACGTCGGGAATTATCCATTTTGCGGATTCAAAAGAAATCTTTGAATCCCTGCCTGTATCGGTCCGGGATTTATTAAAAGACATGCCGGCAACCTGGGATAAAACGGAAAGTATTGTAGCTCAACCGGGTGAACAGATTATACTCTCTCGTCAGAAAGACCGACTTTCTTACATTGTCGGAATAAATGGTACGGATAACGTAGTACCGGTTAAACTGAATCTGGCCAGGTATGCAAAAGGCTTTTCTAAATTTAGAATCATCAAGGAAGGCCAGGATCCATTGATGACGTTTAAAACGGAAACGTACCCAATTACGTCTACCTGGCAGTACACGTTTGCTCCCAAAGGAGGCTTTATCATCCAGTTCATAAATGAGTAA
- a CDS encoding gluconate transporter (TIGRFAM: gluconate transporter~PFAM: Gluconate transporter; Citrate transporter~KEGG: tau:Tola_0779 gluconate transporter) — translation MPLILTLVGILTLVLLVAFVRLDTFISFVIVSLGIGLASGMDVVAVGKSIQSGIGGTLGELVLIIGFGAMLGRLVAESGAARRITDVLIGWFGIKNIRWGLALAGFVIGIPLFYNAGFIIVVPLIFTIAASSRLPLMSVAVPMLSALSVAHGYLPPHPSPSAVAGQLNANIGQTLIYGIIVAIPAIVIAGPLFGKTLVNVKATPNRELFNTREIPSDKLPGAGISFFVALLPVLLLTTFGPLKNALPAESPLKTIVTLMAEPYIGMLLSVLVAMYALGIRQGLSMKAITKDLEEAVKAVAPILLVIAGAGALKQVFSDSGTSKYIGSLLADAAIPPLLLGWGIAAFIRVCVGSATVAGLTTVGIILPLIQSQAIKPELMVLAIGSGSLMFSHINDGGFWLFKEYFNLTIGQTIRTWSLMETIVSIVGLLGVLALNLVV, via the coding sequence ATGCCCCTGATTTTAACCTTAGTTGGTATTTTAACCCTTGTTCTTCTCGTCGCTTTTGTTCGTTTAGATACGTTTATTTCTTTTGTTATTGTATCCCTTGGTATCGGCCTTGCCTCCGGAATGGACGTTGTTGCGGTTGGTAAATCCATACAGTCAGGCATTGGCGGTACGCTTGGTGAACTGGTGCTGATTATCGGTTTTGGGGCTATGCTGGGGCGGTTAGTTGCCGAAAGCGGAGCTGCCCGACGCATCACTGACGTACTGATTGGCTGGTTTGGGATCAAAAATATACGTTGGGGGCTGGCGCTGGCTGGTTTTGTGATCGGGATTCCTCTGTTCTATAATGCTGGTTTCATTATTGTTGTGCCGCTTATTTTTACCATTGCCGCTTCGTCGCGGTTGCCCTTAATGTCGGTTGCCGTACCAATGCTGTCAGCATTGTCTGTTGCGCATGGCTACCTCCCCCCGCATCCATCGCCCTCGGCCGTGGCGGGTCAGTTGAATGCCAACATTGGGCAAACGCTTATTTACGGCATAATCGTAGCTATTCCTGCTATTGTCATTGCCGGACCCCTGTTCGGAAAAACCCTGGTAAACGTTAAGGCAACGCCTAACCGGGAACTGTTCAACACACGCGAAATACCCAGTGATAAATTGCCGGGGGCTGGAATCAGCTTTTTTGTAGCGTTGTTACCTGTGCTTTTACTGACAACGTTCGGGCCTTTGAAAAATGCGTTACCAGCCGAATCACCGCTGAAGACAATCGTTACGCTGATGGCTGAGCCCTATATCGGCATGTTATTGTCGGTACTGGTGGCCATGTATGCATTAGGCATCCGGCAGGGCTTGAGCATGAAGGCCATCACGAAAGATCTGGAGGAGGCTGTTAAGGCAGTGGCCCCTATTTTATTGGTTATTGCTGGAGCGGGGGCGTTGAAGCAGGTTTTTAGTGATAGCGGAACGAGTAAATACATCGGTAGCCTTCTGGCCGATGCCGCCATTCCCCCTTTATTACTGGGCTGGGGGATTGCCGCTTTCATTCGGGTTTGTGTGGGTTCGGCCACCGTTGCCGGGCTGACAACGGTGGGTATTATTCTCCCGCTGATTCAGTCGCAGGCCATCAAACCCGAACTGATGGTACTGGCCATCGGCTCCGGAAGTCTTATGTTTTCGCACATCAACGACGGGGGTTTCTGGCTCTTCAAAGAGTATTTTAACCTGACCATCGGCCAAACGATCCGGACGTGGTCGCTCATGGAAACGATTGTATCCATTGTGGGATTGCTGGGCGTACTGGCGCTGAATCTTGTCGTGTAA
- a CDS encoding 5-methylcytosine restriction system component- like protein (PFAM: 5-methylcytosine restriction system component- like protein~KEGG: ecw:EcE24377A_3330 hypothetical protein) has product MPEFLIFENRLVGNAQHSPEPPMGGVVVPDSVFRALRQFTIDNEQAEGLFTFMVHKGREYIRVHNYVGLLTLPDGSRLEILPKIDQQSNTRPLLLSMLRHLRNSPFRTLRTAHSRAVRIPLWEVFITAFLDTVDALAQQGIQRAYVTVEGNERFWKGRFQAARQQRDNACHAERLAVVYDTLTASVPPNRILKTALVAIHAKTTDQANKRRIHQLLSVLEEVALSDDVRSDLMAVRRSNRLFMRYETALGWAEMLLMGQGPGVKRGDKESIALLFPMERVFEDYVAHGIRAYWPSADRISVQESSAHLVDEHVGAPRFKLRPDIIIRHQDRTFVMDTKWKQVNGLSLDTSPRTASYGIDQADMYQVYAYGKKYAANDLFLLYPANSTFREPLAVFAYDATTRLHVVPFDVTNSLANEVEKLALYALSF; this is encoded by the coding sequence ATGCCCGAATTTTTAATCTTTGAGAACCGACTTGTTGGTAATGCACAGCACTCACCTGAACCGCCAATGGGTGGGGTAGTAGTGCCTGACTCGGTTTTTCGTGCCTTACGCCAGTTTACCATTGACAATGAGCAGGCAGAAGGCTTGTTTACGTTTATGGTTCACAAAGGGCGTGAGTACATCCGTGTGCATAATTATGTAGGCTTGCTGACCCTGCCCGATGGAAGTCGACTAGAGATTTTACCCAAAATTGACCAGCAGTCGAATACCCGTCCTCTGTTGCTCTCCATGCTTCGGCACCTGCGAAATAGTCCGTTCAGGACGTTGCGTACTGCACATAGCCGGGCTGTCAGAATCCCTTTGTGGGAGGTATTCATTACCGCTTTTCTGGATACAGTAGACGCGTTGGCTCAGCAGGGAATCCAGCGGGCTTATGTAACGGTGGAAGGTAATGAGCGGTTCTGGAAGGGCAGATTTCAGGCCGCTCGTCAGCAGCGGGACAATGCCTGCCACGCCGAACGATTAGCGGTAGTTTACGATACTCTGACCGCTAGTGTACCGCCCAATCGAATTCTAAAAACGGCCCTGGTCGCTATACACGCAAAAACGACGGATCAGGCTAATAAACGACGAATCCATCAGCTGCTGTCGGTTTTGGAAGAGGTAGCATTGTCTGACGATGTACGATCAGATTTGATGGCGGTTCGGCGTAGTAACCGATTGTTTATGCGGTATGAAACAGCTCTGGGCTGGGCCGAAATGCTACTGATGGGGCAGGGGCCAGGCGTAAAAAGGGGTGATAAAGAAAGTATAGCACTGCTGTTTCCTATGGAGCGGGTGTTTGAAGACTACGTTGCCCACGGCATCCGGGCCTATTGGCCAAGTGCCGACCGGATCAGCGTGCAGGAGTCATCTGCCCATTTGGTTGATGAACATGTGGGCGCGCCCCGGTTTAAACTGCGGCCAGACATTATTATCCGGCATCAGGATCGAACGTTTGTTATGGATACCAAATGGAAACAGGTTAATGGATTGTCTCTGGATACGTCTCCGCGCACTGCCAGTTATGGTATTGACCAGGCAGATATGTATCAAGTGTATGCGTACGGGAAAAAGTATGCTGCCAACGATCTTTTTTTACTTTATCCGGCGAATTCGACCTTCCGTGAGCCCTTAGCGGTGTTTGCGTACGATGCTACCACCCGCTTGCACGTCGTTCCTTTTGATGTGACCAATTCGCTGGCTAATGAAGTAGAAAAATTAGCCCTGTACGCTTTGTCGTTCTAA
- a CDS encoding ASPIC/UnbV domain protein (PFAM: ASPIC/UnbV domain protein; FG-GAP repeat protein~KEGG: swd:Swoo_1678 ASPIC/UnbV domain-containing protein), translating into MKSTTRDCNFLTMSILKKTDFVKTITYLLALTSLISITGCNQSKSSEETTNKDGPPLFTSLTPEQTGITFANNLTEGLNTNVLMYEYFYNGGGVAVGDLNGDGLEDIYFSGNMVPNQLYINKGGMKFSDVTATAGVAGREGPWRTGVSMADVNGDGKLDIFVCYSGSLPPHKRIPQLFINEGADAQGVPHFSDQTAQYGLDKPEQSTQGAFFDYDLDGDLDLFLLNHNPRLLPILDPDATAAIMKQPNPEIGVRLFKNTGNRFEDITEKSGLSSSVLTYGLGIGVSDINGDGWPDLYISNDYGVPDYLYINNQGGRSGGPVFTNHLKTSIGHTSNFSMGNAVVDINNDSRPDIFTLDMLPEDNRRQKLLMAPDNYEKFDLSVQSGFHYQHMRNMLQINEGVIGSGQQTKGSSSAAAAPLFSETGQLAGISNTDWSWSPLFADYDNDGWKDLYVTNGYVRDYTNLDFLKFMTDYMQNRPANFRREDVLELVHRIPSSNVMNYMFRNRGSEPGDEVTFANVGADWGLTQTSNSTGAAYADLDNDGDLDLIVNNTNQPAFVFKNEANTVRNHHYLAIQLTGGRSNTQGLGTKVTLYRKGKQQFLEQMPTRGYQSSMSPRLHFGLGTDALIDSLRIVWPTGKQQLLTGVKADQLLKLDEKDAVTLFKNPITAPTLFQEVKSPVVFVDPAKRINDFKRQPLLVNAQSFSGPCLVKADVNGDGREDIYAGGSSGEAGALFIQQPSGQFSRLTQPAFEADKLSNNVDAAFFDANADGFPDLYVCSGGYADLEISDDVRLLDRLYLNDGKGKFTKSPNALPAMQTSSGCVRVADVNGDGRPDVFVGGRVVPGRYPETPRSYLLVNAGKGPDGQPRFTDQTAQLAPMLATIGMVTDAAWTDLNGDRKPELVIVGEWMPITVLGMEKGGNSTQLTDQTKTYFEKEYRGWWNKLLVNDINGDGKPDLVIGNLGLNTQCHASDKEPAELIYKDFDNNGKVDPILCFYIQGKSYPHATRDELLDQLGILRHRFTNFESYSNATLTDVFTESELSGANKLTANQLTTSCFVSSAGGKLVEKTLPLAAQASPVFALTALDFNHDGRKDLLLCGNARQARLRFGRSEANPGLLLQGDGKGGFQVVPQPRSGFKLTGDVRSIVTVDSDRTFVFGVNQQAVQAYRMAGTK; encoded by the coding sequence ATGAAAAGCACCACCCGCGACTGTAACTTTTTGACCATGTCAATTCTTAAAAAAACGGATTTCGTGAAAACGATTACGTATCTACTTGCGCTAACCAGCCTCATTTCAATAACCGGGTGTAATCAGTCGAAGTCAAGCGAGGAGACAACGAATAAGGATGGCCCACCACTCTTCACCTCTCTAACCCCCGAACAAACCGGTATTACCTTTGCCAATAACCTGACCGAAGGCCTCAACACAAACGTGTTGATGTACGAATACTTCTACAATGGGGGTGGTGTTGCAGTAGGTGACTTAAACGGTGATGGGCTTGAAGACATTTACTTTAGCGGCAACATGGTTCCTAACCAGTTGTACATTAACAAAGGGGGGATGAAATTTTCGGACGTCACCGCCACAGCGGGCGTAGCCGGACGAGAAGGCCCCTGGCGAACGGGCGTCTCTATGGCCGATGTAAACGGCGATGGTAAGCTGGATATTTTTGTTTGTTATTCTGGAAGTTTGCCACCGCATAAACGCATTCCCCAACTGTTTATCAACGAAGGGGCAGATGCGCAGGGAGTTCCCCATTTTTCTGACCAGACTGCACAGTATGGGCTTGATAAACCCGAACAAAGTACGCAGGGGGCTTTTTTTGATTACGATCTAGATGGTGATCTCGACCTGTTTCTGCTTAACCATAATCCGCGGTTACTCCCCATCCTCGACCCGGATGCAACGGCGGCTATTATGAAACAGCCTAATCCTGAAATCGGCGTTCGGTTATTTAAGAATACGGGCAATCGATTTGAGGATATCACCGAAAAGTCGGGACTGAGCAGTTCGGTATTGACATATGGATTAGGTATCGGCGTATCGGATATCAACGGGGATGGCTGGCCCGATTTGTATATCTCCAACGATTATGGCGTTCCCGATTATCTCTACATAAACAATCAGGGAGGACGGTCTGGCGGTCCGGTGTTCACCAATCACCTGAAAACCAGTATTGGGCATACCTCTAATTTTTCAATGGGTAATGCCGTGGTTGACATTAATAACGATTCCCGCCCAGACATATTCACCCTCGACATGCTGCCCGAAGATAACCGGCGGCAGAAACTGTTAATGGCTCCCGATAATTACGAAAAATTTGATCTGAGTGTTCAGTCAGGGTTTCATTACCAGCATATGCGTAATATGCTCCAGATCAATGAAGGAGTAATTGGTTCGGGCCAGCAAACAAAGGGGAGTTCATCTGCGGCAGCCGCTCCACTTTTCAGTGAGACAGGCCAGTTAGCCGGTATCTCCAACACCGATTGGAGCTGGTCGCCGTTGTTCGCCGATTATGATAATGACGGATGGAAAGACCTGTATGTTACCAACGGCTATGTTCGCGATTATACAAATCTGGACTTTCTTAAGTTCATGACGGACTATATGCAGAACCGGCCAGCCAACTTCCGTCGTGAAGATGTGCTCGAACTGGTTCACCGCATACCCTCTTCCAACGTTATGAACTACATGTTCCGCAATCGGGGCAGCGAGCCGGGGGATGAGGTTACGTTTGCCAATGTTGGAGCCGACTGGGGATTAACGCAAACCTCAAACAGCACTGGTGCCGCTTATGCTGATCTCGACAACGATGGCGATCTGGACCTGATTGTCAACAATACCAACCAACCGGCTTTTGTCTTTAAAAACGAAGCAAATACGGTGCGTAACCACCATTACCTGGCTATTCAATTGACGGGCGGGCGGAGCAACACCCAGGGCTTGGGCACAAAAGTAACGCTGTATCGAAAAGGTAAACAACAGTTTCTGGAGCAGATGCCTACACGTGGGTATCAGTCGAGTATGTCACCCCGTTTGCACTTTGGTCTGGGAACCGACGCGCTCATCGATTCGCTGCGCATTGTGTGGCCAACGGGTAAACAGCAACTGCTGACGGGCGTTAAAGCCGATCAACTGCTGAAACTGGACGAGAAAGATGCCGTTACGCTATTTAAAAACCCGATAACGGCACCAACCTTATTTCAGGAAGTGAAATCGCCGGTAGTCTTTGTCGATCCGGCCAAGCGAATAAACGATTTTAAACGACAGCCCCTCCTGGTGAACGCCCAGTCGTTCAGCGGGCCTTGCCTGGTTAAAGCCGATGTGAATGGCGACGGTCGCGAGGATATTTACGCCGGAGGAAGCAGTGGAGAGGCTGGAGCTTTATTTATTCAGCAACCTTCCGGGCAGTTTAGCCGACTGACACAGCCTGCTTTCGAAGCAGATAAACTGAGCAACAATGTTGATGCGGCTTTCTTCGATGCCAATGCCGATGGTTTTCCTGACTTATATGTGTGCAGTGGCGGGTATGCCGATCTGGAGATTAGCGACGATGTACGGTTGCTGGATCGCTTATACCTGAACGACGGTAAGGGCAAATTTACCAAAAGCCCGAACGCTCTACCTGCCATGCAAACCAGCTCTGGTTGTGTGCGGGTAGCTGACGTTAACGGCGATGGTCGCCCGGATGTATTCGTCGGCGGGCGCGTTGTGCCGGGCCGTTACCCTGAAACACCCCGGAGTTACCTGCTCGTTAATGCCGGGAAAGGACCGGACGGCCAACCCAGGTTTACAGATCAAACGGCTCAACTGGCTCCTATGCTCGCAACGATTGGTATGGTTACCGATGCCGCCTGGACCGACCTCAACGGTGACCGGAAACCTGAACTGGTTATCGTTGGTGAGTGGATGCCGATAACCGTACTTGGCATGGAAAAAGGGGGCAACTCCACTCAATTAACCGACCAGACAAAAACGTATTTCGAAAAAGAATACCGGGGCTGGTGGAACAAGCTGCTGGTGAATGATATAAATGGAGACGGCAAGCCCGACCTGGTGATCGGTAATCTGGGACTTAATACGCAATGCCACGCCAGCGATAAAGAACCCGCCGAGCTTATTTACAAGGACTTCGACAATAATGGTAAAGTAGACCCAATTCTTTGTTTCTACATACAGGGCAAAAGCTACCCCCACGCTACCCGCGATGAACTACTGGATCAATTAGGGATACTTCGTCACCGGTTTACCAATTTCGAAAGTTATTCAAACGCTACCCTGACAGACGTATTCACGGAGTCGGAGTTGTCGGGAGCCAATAAATTGACAGCTAATCAGTTGACGACAAGTTGCTTTGTTAGCAGCGCTGGCGGAAAGCTGGTTGAAAAGACACTTCCGCTGGCGGCACAGGCATCACCAGTGTTTGCACTAACCGCCCTGGATTTCAATCACGATGGCCGGAAAGACCTGCTGTTATGCGGTAATGCCAGACAGGCCCGGTTGCGCTTTGGGCGCTCGGAAGCGAACCCCGGACTGCTGCTTCAGGGTGATGGGAAGGGTGGTTTTCAAGTGGTGCCGCAACCACGTTCAGGTTTTAAGTTGACTGGTGACGTACGGAGTATAGTAACCGTCGACAGCGACCGCACATTCGTCTTTGGGGTTAACCAGCAGGCTGTGCAGGCGTACCGAATGGCTGGGACCAAATAA